Proteins encoded within one genomic window of Mycolicibacterium aubagnense:
- a CDS encoding LLM class flavin-dependent oxidoreductase, protein MRAATTIEADSLGNWKYQRIFVAEAEKLGLDICWVAEAWGSDAPSALGFYAACTERMLLGSGIIQLGTRTPVAIAQAAITLSNLSEGRFLLGLGASGPQVIEGLHGVPFAKPLGRMRETIDVIRQAVAGDRISYSGKQFQIPLPGGDAKPMRLSMRAEHEIPLYVASLTPAMLRLTGEVADGWLGTSFVPEGADDAYFAHLDDGLARSGRTRAHLDICQGAEVSFARDEEHLKTLIDARKSELAFSLGGMGSASTNFYNQAYSRQGWAEVAAAVRERWQSGDREGAAALITDEMILATTLIGTADMVRDRLQVWCDTGVDTVRIYPAGDTLEERFTTLGAAIDLVHSITR, encoded by the coding sequence ATGCGCGCGGCGACCACGATCGAGGCGGACAGCCTCGGAAACTGGAAGTACCAACGGATTTTCGTGGCAGAAGCCGAGAAGCTGGGCCTTGACATCTGCTGGGTCGCCGAGGCGTGGGGGTCCGATGCGCCGTCTGCACTGGGCTTCTATGCCGCGTGCACGGAGCGGATGTTGTTGGGCTCGGGCATCATTCAGCTGGGCACCCGTACCCCGGTGGCCATCGCTCAAGCCGCGATCACGCTGTCGAACTTGTCGGAAGGACGCTTCCTACTGGGCCTGGGCGCATCAGGCCCACAGGTTATCGAGGGACTGCACGGCGTACCGTTCGCCAAGCCGCTGGGCCGGATGCGGGAGACCATCGACGTCATCCGCCAAGCGGTGGCCGGTGATCGGATCTCCTACAGCGGCAAGCAGTTCCAGATTCCGCTGCCGGGCGGCGACGCGAAGCCGATGCGGCTGTCCATGCGGGCAGAACACGAAATCCCTTTGTATGTCGCCAGTCTCACGCCCGCGATGCTGCGTCTCACCGGCGAAGTCGCCGACGGCTGGCTCGGCACCAGCTTTGTCCCGGAAGGCGCCGACGACGCCTACTTCGCGCATCTCGATGACGGACTCGCTCGCTCCGGCCGAACCCGCGCTCATCTGGACATCTGCCAGGGCGCCGAGGTGTCCTTCGCCCGTGACGAGGAGCATCTGAAGACACTGATCGACGCCCGCAAATCCGAGTTGGCGTTCAGCCTCGGTGGAATGGGTTCGGCCTCAACCAATTTCTACAACCAGGCGTACAGCAGGCAAGGTTGGGCCGAAGTTGCGGCGGCGGTCCGCGAACGCTGGCAGTCCGGTGACCGCGAGGGTGCGGCGGCGCTCATCACCGACGAGATGATCCTTGCCACCACCTTGATCGGTACTGCGGACATGGTGCGGGACCGCCTGCAGGTGTGGTGCGACACCGGCGTCGACACGGTCCGCATCTATCCGGCGGGGGACACCCTCGAAGAACGGTTCACCACGCTCGGCGCCGCGATCGACCTCGTGCATTCGATCACCCGGTAG
- a CDS encoding glyceraldehyde-3-phosphate dehydrogenase has protein sequence MNTPELANWNTQEALAEAMIPLVGNLHRSTGVTVLLHSRSLLNKSVISILRTHRFARQIAGEELSVVETFPFLEAVAALDLGPAKIDLGLLVHAYRADERGLSVADFVADALSEVTGDNKGKLQGPRDVVLYGFGRIGRLVARLLVEKAGSGCGLNIRAVVVRSGGADDLKKRASLLRRDSVHGHFNGTIKVDKENNLLIANGNVIKFIYANDPSEVDYTQYGINDAILIDNTGKWRDRAGLEQHLRPGISKVVLTAPGKGDVPNIVHGVNHLGQDVNQQIFSCASCTTNAIVPPLKAMDEKFGIIRGHVETVHSFTNDQNLLDNYHKADRRGRSAPLNLTITETGAASAVAKALPELKAKITGNSIRVPTPDVSIAILSLQLKKETTKDEVLTHLRETSLSGPLSRNLDYTAATDAVSSDFIGSRAASIIDANAAIVDGDQAILYCWYDNEFGYSCQVVRVVQYLSGIEYPTYPRS, from the coding sequence TTGAATACACCAGAACTTGCCAATTGGAACACCCAGGAAGCCCTGGCGGAGGCGATGATCCCGCTCGTCGGCAACCTGCACCGCTCGACCGGCGTCACCGTCTTGCTGCACAGCCGGTCGCTGCTGAACAAGTCGGTCATCAGCATCCTGCGCACGCACCGCTTCGCCCGGCAGATCGCCGGCGAGGAGCTGTCGGTGGTCGAGACGTTCCCGTTCCTGGAGGCAGTGGCAGCCCTTGACCTGGGTCCGGCCAAGATCGACCTCGGTTTGCTCGTGCACGCGTACCGGGCAGACGAGCGCGGCCTCTCGGTCGCCGATTTTGTCGCCGACGCCCTCTCTGAGGTCACCGGCGACAACAAGGGCAAGCTGCAGGGTCCCCGTGACGTGGTGCTTTACGGCTTCGGCCGCATCGGCCGCCTTGTCGCGCGGCTGCTCGTCGAGAAGGCCGGCTCGGGCTGCGGGCTGAATATTCGCGCCGTCGTGGTCCGCAGCGGTGGCGCCGACGACCTCAAGAAGCGTGCTTCGCTGCTGCGCCGCGACTCGGTGCACGGGCACTTCAACGGCACCATCAAGGTCGACAAGGAGAACAACCTCCTCATCGCCAATGGCAACGTCATCAAGTTCATCTACGCCAATGACCCGTCCGAGGTCGACTACACCCAGTACGGCATCAACGACGCCATCCTCATCGACAACACAGGCAAGTGGCGCGATCGTGCCGGCCTCGAGCAGCACCTGCGTCCCGGCATCTCGAAGGTCGTCCTGACCGCACCGGGTAAGGGCGACGTGCCGAACATCGTGCACGGAGTCAACCACCTCGGCCAGGACGTCAACCAGCAGATCTTCTCGTGTGCATCGTGCACCACCAATGCGATCGTGCCGCCGCTCAAGGCGATGGACGAGAAGTTCGGCATCATCCGTGGCCACGTCGAGACAGTCCACTCGTTCACCAACGACCAGAACCTTCTGGACAACTACCACAAGGCCGACCGTCGCGGCCGTTCGGCGCCGCTGAACCTCACGATCACCGAGACCGGCGCGGCCTCGGCCGTCGCGAAGGCGCTGCCGGAGCTCAAGGCCAAGATCACGGGTAACTCGATCCGTGTTCCCACCCCTGATGTCTCGATCGCGATCCTGAGCCTGCAGCTCAAGAAGGAGACGACGAAGGACGAGGTGCTCACGCATCTGCGCGAGACGTCGTTGTCGGGTCCGCTGAGCCGCAACCTCGACTACACCGCCGCGACCGACGCCGTATCGAGCGACTTCATCGGTTCGCGCGCGGCATCGATCATCGACGCGAACGCCGCGATCGTCGACGGCGACCAGGCAATCCTGTACTGCTGGTACGACAACGAGTTCGGCTACTCGTGCCAGGTGGTCCGCGTGGTGCAGTACCTGTCGGGCATCGAATACCCGACGTACCCGCGCAGCTGA